The genomic window GCAGTCCCATGTGCGCATGAGCACGTGCTGCAGGGTCGGCAGCTTGTCGATGTCTTCGCCGGCGTCATTCAACAGACGCGTCACGAGCCGCCGCGACACGTGCCCGTCGGCGACCCGGATCGGCCCCTCGATCGTCGACCGCAGCTGATCCCGGTTCATCCGCGGGATCAAGTAGAGGCCTTCCGTCACCGTCTCGGGGAGCTCGCGGAACCGCGCGCAGTCGCCGATAAAATCGGATCGCATCGTCAGCACGACGTAGATCGGCACGTCCCGCTGCCGGGTCGCTTCGAGCAGCAGCCGGACGAAGGCGGCGGCGTCGTCCTCGCGCCGCGCCTCGCCCGCGTCCGCGAAGCGGAAGAGTTCCTCGAACTGGTCGACGATGATCAACAGATTTTCGTGCTCCGGCAGCCTGGCGAGCTGCACCGCGTCGATCAGGCCGAGGCCGCTGCGGCGCAGCGTCACCTCGAGCTGGATCGCGTTCTGCGCCGCGTCCTCGCCGACGGCCGCCGGGTGGCCGAGCACCGCCGGATCGTTGAGCGCCCGCGCGAGATGGCCGATGGGATCGCCGCCGGGACGGAAGATCGCCGCGCGCCAGTGCGAGCCGGCGTGCGCCATGAAGCCGCCGTAGAGATAGGGCAAGAGACCGGCGCGGATCAGCGACGACTTGCCGCTGCCCGACGTCCCCACGACGGCCAGGAAGCGCTGCCGGCGCAGGCGACGGAGGATCTCTTCGCTCTGCCCCTCGCGGCCGAAGAAGAGATGTTCTTCTCCCGGCTCGAACGGACGCAGCCCCGGGAACGGATGGGTCCGGATCTCCGCCGCCATCAGCGGCGCTCTCCGCCGCCGTTGGAGACGCGGTGCAGAAACGGGTCCAGGGGCCCAGGCGCGAAGGTCTCCGCGCCGCGCACAATGATCGCTTCGTGCGTCGCGAGTTCACGCTTGCCCGGCGTGTCCGGCGGGGCGACGTAAATCGCCTTGACCCGCACCGGCTGCTGCCTGAGCCGCAGAATCTTGCGGAAGTCCATCAACTTGGCGCCGAACCACCGGTCGGACCCCTGCCCGTAGTAGATCAGGCAGGCGTCGCAGTTTTCCAGGATCTCCGTGTGCGCGCGCAGCGCCTCTCGCTCATCCTGGTCTTCGATGGGGAGCATCACGTCGTAGCCTTGATCGAACAGGTATTTCTTGAGCGCGAGAAGCGGCGCGGACTCGCGGTCCAGCCGGTCGCAGATGAGGTAGACGAGCGGCGGCTCCGTGGTCGCCGCGGCCGACTTGGCGGCCGCGGCCGGCGTCCTGGCGGCCTGTTTCTCGCGCGCCGCCGTGATCGCACGCAGCTTCTCCTGAACGGCCGCCTTGAGGTTTTCGAGGTGGGTTCGCAGCACGTCCGAGCCGGTCTGGGCGCCGGGATCTTCCTCGAGGTACTGAATGAACCGCCGCTGCCGCTCGTCGGAGGGCTCCACGTCGCCCGGGATCCACACCAGCCGCGTGAAACCGTCGCGGGCCCCCTGCTCGAGGGCCCACTGATACTGCAGCCACGCCATCGATTTCTCGCGCTCGCCTTCGGGGACGACGCCGTACTCGTTGCCGACCAGATGGACCGAGAGCGCGGCGCGCTCCAGCCAGCCCTTCACCTGCCCGCTCAGCTCGCGCACCCGGTACGGCAGGCTGCCCGCGGGCAGGACGGTGTAGCCGCGGTCTTTGAGGTCGCGCCGGACCTCGAGCACCGCCTCCTCGAGGTCCGACGCCGGCTCGGCCAGATAGACCGCCGGACGCTCCGGCGTCTCGGAGGCCCCGGGGCGCGTCCGGGTCTCCATCGTCTTCAGCATCTCGACGATGTCCTTGGCCAGATCGTCCATCACGGTGAAAAACCGCGCGGCGTGCTCCTCGTTGAGCATCGGACGGTACTCGTGGCCCTGCGGGTCGTGGAACTTGTAGCCCTCCTGCCGCTGCAGGACGGCCGGCAGATCGTTCGTCGGAACGGGCAGCTTGTCGGCCTTGAAGACGCGTAGCCTCTCCTCGTCGATGTGGATCCCGAGGTCGCGCTCGGCCTGCTCGACGAACTCCCGGAGCTCGCGCTGACACCACTCGCGCTGGAGGAAGCTCGGGCTGACGATGGACAAGAGGATCGCCGTCTTCTTGAGGCGGCGCGAGATCTTGTTTTCAAAATCGTCGTGGCTGCGGACCTCGCCCTGGTCGAGCCAGACGCTGGGGTCCTTGCCCAGACGCACGCGCACCCGGTTGACGAGCTCGCGGTAGAGCTTGAGGACCCACCCTTCCTTTTCTCTCAGGACGCGGTCGTCGTCGAAGTGGGCGTAGCTGATGAAGACGTCGTCCTCGAATTTTGTCAGGAACCCCATACCCGATGCAGCCCCCCGCGGCCCGCGTCTCGCTTATTGTAGCCTGGAAATCCCTTTCGCGGGGCGCCCTTATCCCGCGTGGATCTCGAGCGGCCGGGACCGGTGCGCGATCACCCAATCGCCGTTCTCGATCAGCGCCTCCCGGCCGAGCGAGAGGATCAGGCGTCGGGCCTCCGCGGTCTGGCCCGCGGCGAGCATGCGCCGCAGCCGCTCCTCGGCGCCGTGGAACATCAGCTGCATCCTAACGTATTGTTTGACGTGGTCTTCGAGGACTTTCTCGTCGGCGTAGGCGTAGAGCAACGCCGCGACGATCAGCAGCGCGAGGATGGCGGCGATCAGCGTCCCGTGGCCGAGCTCGTGGCGGTTCAACAGGAACGCGAGCGCGGCGCGCCAGGGCAGCGGGAAATTGAGGGAGACGCCGAGCGCCACGGTGCTCAACGTGCCGAGGGCCAGCGCCCACTTCGCCCGTTTGGTGAGGCGGTGGAGTTCGGCGCGGTCGCGGACGGCCGCTCCGCGGAAGTACGCCTCCTGCGCCTGGACCCAGCGCGCCAGCACGAGCCGCAGCCTGGTCCCGTCATCCGCGGGCGGCGCGGTCGCGACGGTGTTCCCCGTCTCGGGAGTGTGATCCGCGAGCAGGGTCCAGGTCCGCAGCGCGACCCGGATCCAGTCAAGCTCGCTCTTCTGCTTGAGCATGTAGTGGTCGGCGACCGAGTCGGGCACGCCCGCCAGGCGCCAGAACATCTGCACGCGCAGTCCCTCCGCCAGCGCCCGGTAGTCCTGCGACTTGTTCTGAAAGTCGCCGCGCCGAGCCCACCAGGCGCGCGCGGCGTCCGCGCCGAGCGCGCGCGTGAGAAGGCCGGGGCGCTCGATCGGCGCGCTCCAGACGTACACGGAGAACGTGACGCCGAGCAGCGCCCCGTAGATGAGTAGCAGCGGCGCCCAGTGTCCGAGGTGCGCGTAGACGCCGAACGCGACCGCGGTCACGAAGGCGAGCAGAAACAACGCCGACCGCGCCTGATCGGTGGTGCGCCGGAAGACGCGCGCGAGCGTGTCGGCGGCTGTATAGCGGTCGAGGAGGTATCCGACGCCCGCGCTCGCGTGCGCGCCGTCCCCGAGGATGTCTCGCTTGGCGCCGTCCCGTTCCCCGGCGACCAGGGTGTGATGCTGCCGCACGTCGCGATTGAACGTCTCCAAACGCTGAAAGACGCGCTCGTAGAGGCGGCCGTGCCCCTTGTCCCCACCGAGCCGCGCCGGCGAGAGCAGCCGGACGGTGAAGGCGGGGTAAGGCGTCTCGGGATGGCTGCGGCGGGGGGTGACGATGTGGTAGACGGGGCCCAACTCCATCTGGTCGATCGGCCCGCGCTCGGGCGCGTATTCGGACGGCAGGCCGTTGAGAGCGAAGTCCACGACCTGCGCGGTGGCGCCCGCTTTCACCGACGGCTCGCCGTCCCACAGCGCCACCAGCACTTGGCTGTGGGCCGCGATGAACGCTCCCAGCCGTTCGTACTGTTTGTCCCGGGCCGGTCCGTCCCGGGCGGCATCCTCCGCCGGGGTGCCCGCCGCATGCGGCAGCTCGAACCACTGGTCCACCTGCGCCAATAGGCGTCGGAACTCCGCGAGCGAGCCGGCTCCGGCGGCGACGCCGAAATCCGCCTCGTACAGCGCCCGCGGCATCGGCAGGGGCGCGATGATGCGGATCGATCGATCCTCGTCGCGCAGCCGCAGGGCGACCCGGGTCACGAGGCGGTCGCCGCCTTCGGCGAGCGGGGTAAGCAGGATCAGCGGCGTACCCGGACACCGGGCCCGCAGCGCGCGGAACACGTCCGCGACGCGCGCCTCCAGGGCCGGGAGATCCTCCTCGCGCAGGTCGCGGTGGCCCGTGACGCCGACGATCAGCGGCAGGAGAGGCGGGGCGCCGGCGTCCGAGGTCTTCCGCGGGGGCATATTTTCAGGAAGAATCGACGAGCCGGCGCCGGTGTCCTGCGTGTGAAGACTGTGAAGAGGAATCCCGGCGGGGCTACCCAATCCAAGACGGCGCGGGGGAGGTGGGTTGCGATGGAGGTCCAGCTCAAGGTGGAGCCGGAAGGGCTTCCCGAGGGCGCCGCCGAGTCGTTGACGCGCGAGCTGTGCCGCGATCTGAACCGGCAGGCCGGCGCGGGCGCCACGCTGGTCCCCACCCCGCGCGAGGCCGGGGCCAAGGGCACGATCGAGCAGCTGTTCCTTCCCGGGCAGGCGCTCTTCGGAACCGTGATTACTCCCGGCGCGGGGGCCGCCGCCGGCGCCGCCGCGATCGCCGCCCTGACGCTTGACCTCTTCCGGTCGTACTTCGAACGGCTCCCGAAGCTTCGCCTCACGTTTGCGCGGGCCGACGGCCGGCGCGTGACGCTGACGCGTGAGAGCCTTGAGCCGCCGCGCGTCGCGGCGACATCCGGAGAGCTGCGCGATCTCTATGGCCGTCCGTAAGGCTGCGCTGGGAACGGCGCTCCTCGTCGCGCTGCTGCCGTGGCGGGTGTCGGCGGCGACGGCGCAGCCGGCTCCCGCTGCCAACATGGCCGCCATTCAGAACGCCCGCTGGAGCGTGATGCGCGTCGTCGCGGAGAGCGCCGACGGCCGCGCGCTGAACTCCGGCACGGGGTTCGTCGTCCGGTCGATCGTAAGCGGTCAACTGATCGTGACCGCGTACCACGTCGTCGCGGGCGCGTCGCGGATCCGGCTGTCCGGGGGGGCGTTTCAGTTGTCGGTTCCGGCGCGTCTCGCGGCCGGCGAGCGGGCCGCGGACGTCGCGATTCTGCTCGTGTCCGGCCAGGCGATCGCGCACCCGCTGCCGCTCGGCGACGCCGAAGGGGTGGCCGAACGCGACACCCTCTACGTGCTCGGGTTTCCGCGGCCGGAGAGTCTCGGCGAGACGCAGGCCACGATGACGCAGGGGACGGTGAGCGCGATCCTCCGGCCGCAGCGGCTGATCCAGATGCAGGCGCCGATCAGTCCGGGCAACAGTGGCGGCCCGGTGCTCAACCGGCGCGGCGAGGTGGTCGGCGTCGCTGCGAGCGTGCTGACCGGTCCCAACCAGGAGATCAACTTCGCGGGTTGGATCAACTCGGCTGGGCCGCTCCTCGACGGTCTGGCGGCGTCGATCCACGCGTCGCCGCAGTCCGGCCGGCGTGCAGTGGCCCTGGCCGCCATGCGGGGGGACGCGGGGGCCTGCGACC from bacterium includes these protein-coding regions:
- a CDS encoding toll/interleukin-1 receptor domain-containing protein, yielding MGFLTKFEDDVFISYAHFDDDRVLREKEGWVLKLYRELVNRVRVRLGKDPSVWLDQGEVRSHDDFENKISRRLKKTAILLSIVSPSFLQREWCQRELREFVEQAERDLGIHIDEERLRVFKADKLPVPTNDLPAVLQRQEGYKFHDPQGHEYRPMLNEEHAARFFTVMDDLAKDIVEMLKTMETRTRPGASETPERPAVYLAEPASDLEEAVLEVRRDLKDRGYTVLPAGSLPYRVRELSGQVKGWLERAALSVHLVGNEYGVVPEGEREKSMAWLQYQWALEQGARDGFTRLVWIPGDVEPSDERQRRFIQYLEEDPGAQTGSDVLRTHLENLKAAVQEKLRAITAAREKQAARTPAAAAKSAAATTEPPLVYLICDRLDRESAPLLALKKYLFDQGYDVMLPIEDQDEREALRAHTEILENCDACLIYYGQGSDRWFGAKLMDFRKILRLRQQPVRVKAIYVAPPDTPGKRELATHEAIIVRGAETFAPGPLDPFLHRVSNGGGERR